The DNA sequence CCCGGATGGCACTCTGCAGTACTCGTGCCGCCGCTTTCCACGGCTGGCGACGGGGCTGTTTCGCAAGGTGCCGCTGGGGCGGCTGATCCCCGACAACCACTGGAACCGCGAGTACCTGATGTCGGATTGGGCGCACGACACGGTGCGGGAGGTGGACTGGGTATCGGGGGCGGCGATGTGCATGGGCGCGGGGGCGCTGGCGCAGGTGGGGAGGCTGGACGAACGATACTTCATGTACTGCGAGGACCTGGACTGGTGCTACCGGGCGCGGGGCGCGGGGTGGAAGATCTACTACCTGCCGCAGGCAGTGGTGACGCACGTTATCGGTCGCAGCACCGACCTGCGCCCGCTGCGCATGGTGCGGGAGTTCCATCGCAGCATGAGCCGCTTCTACTGGAAGCACTATGCCCGCGCCGTGCCGCTGCCGCTGCGGGCGCTGCCGCCGCTGGGCATCTGGCTGCGGGAAGCGGTGGTGCTGACCGAGAATCTATACAGCGCTTGGCGCAACCTTGGCTATCGCCTTAGCCGCGGCCGCGGCGGGCGCCGGCGATAGGCCGCGGGGGCGAGACCTGAGACTTGAGATCTGACATTCCAGGGGTCACCGGAACGGAACGCGCGTCTGTATGGCTGCGCGATGCCGTGATCGTGGTCGCGCTGCTGGCCGCGCCTCTGGTATGGGGTGGATTCCAGGCCTCCGGCCTCGCCCTCATGTTCTGCCTGATGGCGCTGGGGTGGATCGCCTACCTCGCCGCCGCGCTGCCGGCGCGGCGCGAGTTGGCGCTGGTGCGCACGCCCCTCGACCTGCCGCTGGCGCTGCTGCTGGTCACGGCGCTGGCCTCCGCGGCGTTCGTCTCCGTCAACCACTACCGCAGCACCCTCGAGTTCTATCGCCTGCTCACCGGCGCCATGCTGTTCTGGCTGATCGCCAACCAGCCGTCATCGGTCGGACGCCGCCGCCTGTACCTGGGGGCGCTCATCCTGGCCGCGGTTGCGGTCTCGTGGCTGGGGGCGCGGGAGTATGTCGTCCAGCGCGTGCTCGGCTCCAACCCGAGCTGGCGGGTATTCGCCACCTTCTTCAACCCCAATGAGCTGGCCGGCTTCGTCGGCCTCGTCGTCCCCCTGGGGGTGGCTGCTTTCCTGTGGTCGCGCTCGACGGCAATGCGCATTATCGCCGGCTTTGCGACGCTGCTCATCATCATGGGGCTGCTGCTCACCGGCTCGCGCGGCGGGTGGATCGCCTTCGCCGGCGGCATCTTCGTCTTCGGGCTGCTGGCGGGAGTGGCGTTTCGGCGCACCCGGTTGGCGCTCGCGGTCGCGGTGGTGACGCTGGTGCTGATGGCGCTGGTGGCGCTGGCGGTGACGCCCCTGCGGCTGCGGCTGCTGGGTTCGTTCTCGGGGCAGCAGCACTCCAACATGTTCCGCTACCTCACCTGGCGCGGCGCCGAGCTCATCGCCGCCGATCATCCCTGGCTGGGTATCGGCCCCGGCGCCTTCGAGTTCGCCTACCCGCGCTATGCCATCGGTGGCTTCACCCGCATGGCGCACCAGAACTACCTGCAGATCGCCGCCGAGATGGGCGCGCCCGGTGCCATCGCGTTCGGATGGATGCTGGGCGCTTTCTTCTGGCTCGCGGGCCGGGGCTTTCGGCGGCTGCGCGACCGCGAGAGCCGGCTGCTGTGCGCGGCCTGCATCGCCGGCGTGCTGGTGTTCTGTCTTCACAGCTTGCTCGACTACGGCTGGTACATCGGCGCCATCCAGTTCACGGTCTTCGCGCTCTTCGGCCTCGCGGCCAACGCCGCCGCCCCCGCGGCTGCGGACACCGCCGCGCGGCCGGACAACCAGCGCGAGCCCGGCGCACGCAAGCAACGCGGCGCCCCGGCCCCGGCGATGCCCGCGCCGCTGAGGGTGTGGCGCCGGTCACTCAGGCTCACCAGCGCCGCCGCCTGGATGACGGTGGCGGTCGCCGCCGGCGTCGCCGCCCTGGCGGCGGTAGGGCCGGTGCGCGCCTACCTCGCCAACGCCCAGCGCCAGCAGGGACGCGCGGCCGAAGGACGCGGCAACCTGCTGACGGCGGAAAGCTACTATCGCGCGGCGGTGCGCCTGGCCCCCGGGAGCGGCGAGTACCACCGCGATCTGGGGCGCGTGCTGGGCGCCCCGCGGGGCATCGCGGAGCTCGAGCGCGCGATCGCGCGCGAGCCCACCAATGCCCTCAACTACGTCGTCCTCGCCAAGCTCTACGATATGGTGGGGCCGTGGAACGAAGCCGCCGCGCACTACCAGCGTGCGATCGAGCTCTACCCCAACTACCTTATCGCCTACCGTGGTCTCGCCGAGCTCGAGGCCCGCCGCGGTCGCCCCGGGAACGCGCTCACCCTCTACCGGCGCATGATCGCCATCGAGCACAGCCCCTACGAGCGCTACCGGGCGCTCGAGCAGCGGGTGGAGGCGGAATACGCCTATGCCCACTACGCCCTGGGGCGGGAGGCGCTGGAGCGCGGCGATGCCCGGACCGCGCGCACCGAGCTCGAGCGCGCGCTGGAGATTCTGCGCCGGCGCAAGACGCAGGGGGCGCCGATGCTGAAGGTGCTGCAAGCGGCGGGGGAGTACACCCCGGCGATCGAGCGCGAGCTGGAGGCGCTGCGGGCGCGCATCTGGTGGCGCCTGGCGCAGTTGTGGGAGCGCGCGGGCGACCGGCAGAAAGCCGACTCGCTGCGCGTGCAAGCGCGGCAACTCGCGCCCGAGGTGGCACGCCTGGTGGAAGAGGAGCCACCTCTTTTCCTGAAGCCCACACCACAGACTTCGAACCATGGAGGTGCACCAACAGATGTTACGAGCAGGAGCAGCACAGGTTGAAATCACGCCCGAGCCGGGCGTGTGGCTGACGGGGTACGCCAACCGGGTGCGGCCGGCGACGGGAACCCACGATCCGCTGTGGGCGCGCGCGCTGTTCCTCGAGAGCGAGGGCAAACGCGCGGTGCTCGCGGCGGCCGACATCATCGGCTTCGATGACGAGTTGGTGACGAACGTCCGCCAACGCGTTGCGCGCATGGCGGGTATTCCCCCCTCTCACGTCATGCTGGCGGCGACGCATACGCACTCGGCGCCCAACGTCAGGTGTCTGGAGCGCATGGCGCCGGTGGACCCGGCGGCGGTCGAGCGCCTGGCCGAGGGGCTGACGGGGGCCATCGTCGGCGCCGCCCGCAGCGCCGAAGACGCCGCCATCGGCGCCGGCTTCGCCACCGGCACCATCGGCGCCAACCGTCGCCGGCGCACGCCGCAGGGAGCGATCGTAATGGAGCCCAACCCCGAGGGCCCGGTGGACCGCCGGGTAGGGGTGCTGCGGGTCGAGGGCAAGCGGGGGACGATATGCGTGATGCTCAACCACGCTTGCCACGGGGTGGTGCTGGGGCCGGATAACTTGCTGTACTCGGCTGACTGGCCGGGCGCGGCCGCGCGCGCGGCGCAGGCGGCAACCGGCGGCGCCGTCGCGATTATGACCAACGGCGCCTGCGGCGACATCAACCCCGCGGAGCGCGGCGACTTCGACGCCGTGGAACGCCAGGGCGCGACCGTCGCCCGCATCGGCCTGGGCATCCTCGACCAGCTCCAGCTTTCCTCGCAGGTGGAGATCGAGGCGGCTAGCCGGCGAGTCAGCCTGCCTACCCGCGCCCTCAGCCTGGAGGAGGCGACGCAGATCCTCGAGGGTTCCCGCGCCGACCTCGCAACCGCCCGCGAGTCCGGCGAGCCGGCGGCGATTCGCGTCTGTGAGATCATGCATCCCTGGGTGCAGGAGATGGCTGATCTTGCGGTCGCCGGCGCGCCGCCCGAGCCGGTTATCGCCGAGGTCCAGGCCATCACCGTGGACGACATCGCCCTGCTCGGCCTGCCGGGCGAGGCCTTCGTCGAGATCGGCACGAATATCACCTCCGCCTCCCCCTTCCGCCACACCTTCATCATCGGCTATGCCAATCGCCTGGCGGGGTATCTACCGACGCGGCGGGCCTTCGAGGAAGGCGGCTACGAGGTCGAGGTCGCGCCCCGTCTCTACGGCCTCGCGCCCTTCACCCCGGAGGTGCAGGAGCTCATTGAGGGCGCGTCGCTGGCGCTGCTCAAGTCGCTGAGGTAACGAACATCGGGGGCGCGCGGTATCGCCCCCGCGGCTGGTCTCGCGCATGACGACCACGGAGACATCTGATAGCGCGGCAGTGCCGCAGACCCACGTCGTGCGCCGCCTGCTCGCCACCTGCGCCGTGCTGGGCGTGATCTTGGTGGGGGCGGCGGCGACGGCGGCGAGCCTGGGGCAGTATCCAGTTCCCCTCGCCGACCTGTGGGCGGCGGCGCAGGGGCGCGCGCCGGAGAACATCCGCCACCTGCTGGTGACCGTGCGCCTGCCGCGCATCGCCCTGGGCGCGCTGGTGGGACTGGGGCTGTCGGTGGCGGGCGGCGCCTTCCAGGGCATGCTCATGAACCCCCTGGCCGACCCCTATCTCATCGGCGTCTCATCGGGGGCGGCGCTGGGGGCGAGCGTGGCCATCGTCCTGCGGCTGTCGGGGGCGGCGGGGGAATTCGGGGTGCCGGCGGCGGCTTTCCTGGCGGCGCTGGCGACGATGGTGCTGGTTTATCGGTTGGCGCAGGTGCGCGGCAAGATCCGGGTGGAGAGCTTCATCCTGGCAGGGGTGGTGGTGGGCAGCTTCATGTGGGCGCTGGTGACGGTGATCATGGCGAGCGCGGGCCAGGAACTGTCGGAGGTCGTGTTCTGGCTCATGGGAAACCTCTTCGTCGAGGGCTGGCGACCGGTGCTGGTGGTGCTGGGGGCGACGACGGTGGGGGCGCTGGGGGTGTGCGCGTTTGCGCGCGACCTCAACCTGCTGACGCTGGGGGAGGAATCGGCCCAGCAGCTCGGGGTGGACGTCGAGCGCCTCAAGCGGCTGGTGATCGTGTTCGGGTCGCTGCTGACGGCGGCGGCGGTGTCGTTCAGCGGCATCATCGGCTTCGTGGGGCTGGTGGTGCCGCACATCGCGCGCAAGCTGGTGGGGCCGGATCACCGGGTGCTGCTGCCGGCCGCGGGGCTGATCGGCGCCGCCTTCCTCGTTCTCGCCGACACCGTCGCGCGCGTGGTCGGGCCGTGGGAGCTGCCGGTGGGGGTCATCACCTCCCTGCTCGGCGCCCCGTTCTTCCTCTACCTGCTCAGCACCCGCACGCGGGGGTGAGGCGTAACGATGCTTCGCTTCTGGCGGTGCCCCGTTGTACGGTCCTTGTGGAGCCGTGTGCTGGCTGTGCGGCTACGGTTGCCCTCCTCACGGCCCGCTACCGCTACCCGACACCTCGAGCTGCGGCTTGGGTACGATGTAGATTTCGGGGCGCCGCTTTCCCTCTTCGTCCTTCGTTTGGGTGATCACCTCGTGCAAGTTGGCCTGCTGAACGATGAGCGTCAGCACTTGGCCCAGCGGCGCGCGGTAGATGCGAGCCGTGATCCTTAGCTCGCGCGGCACCGCCGCGACGGTACGGATAGCTATCCCCGACGCCTGAGAGAGCCGATCCATGGCTTCGCCAATCGTCGCATCCTTGATGTCCAGGTCCACCAGCCTGTCATCTCCTTCGAACGGCGAAGATGATGCCATGCGCACGGTCCCCAGTGTGGAACCACCCGTGAACATCGTGCCCCCTGCGAATTGCTCTGCGCTTACCGCCGTCGCGACAACGCCAGGTCCAGTCACCTCCAATTGCGGCTTCGGCGTTACGTAGATCTCCGGCACGTTCCCTTCGCCTCCAGCACGAGAAACGCTGTAGGTGAGGTTGGCTTTGCCGACGATCTTCGAAAGCAGATCGCGCAGCGCCAGTCGGTAGATTCTGGCGGTGATCCTCAGGTCGCCAGGCACCCCTTCCACGACCTTGATTGGCACCCCCGAGGCCCGGGAAATCTTCTCCATCGTCTCGCGGATTGAGGCGTCCTTGACCTCCAGGTCCACCAGCGCTTCGTCGCCCTTGAAGGACGCCGGCATCGCCACGCCTGGGTAAGGTGACGGCGCAGCAGCTACCGCGAGCCGGCGCACCACGTCGCGGAGGGCGGCCTCGCCACTCGGGACCGTCACCGCCCCCACGATCGGGACCTGCGAGCCGCCGACGGTGGCGGTGGGCGCAGGGCCCATGATATAAGCATTCAGCGGCCCAAACCGCTGGTACACCAGACCGGCGGCCTTGCAGACCATATCGAAGGCGGCCTCGGGGTCGGCAGCGGAGATATCCATCGTGACGTGCAAGTCCTTGGGGATCTTGTCGCCCAGAATTACCTCGCGGTCCATCGCCTTGGCGATTGACCTGAGCGCGTCCCCAATGGGTGCGTCCGTCAGCTTCAGCTTGAATGGCTTGCCCTGCTGGCCCTGCTCGGCTGCACACAGGGTGCACAGCAGCGTCGCGAGCGCGGCGATCGTCCAGGCGAGCTGCAATCGTCTTTTCACGTCAACCTCCTTGACTGCGCGACTGCGGTTCGGGTCCGGCATTATCGCATGCGATGCGGATGGCGCGCGGGGAGCCGTCGGGGTTGCGTTCCACGACCTGTTCGACAACCGACTTCGCGCGGTCCGGGAACGACACCTCAACCTGGCAGCTGGACAGGGGCGCCCACTCTGGCGGCGGGCCGAGGAGCAGGATCAGGCCAATTGCGGGCGACGGCGCAGCGGCGACAAGCGACTCGGGTTCCGCTGCGTCGGCTGGCGGCGCGGGGGCGGGCGGTTCGACCACCTCGGGCAGCGCCGGCGGCACCTCTTGCGCGCCCAGCGCGGGCGGCGCGGACGGCGTCATCCGTGCTGAGGGCCGCGGGGCGTACGGGCGGTGGGCGACGCGGCGTGCC is a window from the Armatimonadota bacterium genome containing:
- a CDS encoding neutral/alkaline non-lysosomal ceramidase N-terminal domain-containing protein; this encodes MLRAGAAQVEITPEPGVWLTGYANRVRPATGTHDPLWARALFLESEGKRAVLAAADIIGFDDELVTNVRQRVARMAGIPPSHVMLAATHTHSAPNVRCLERMAPVDPAAVERLAEGLTGAIVGAARSAEDAAIGAGFATGTIGANRRRRTPQGAIVMEPNPEGPVDRRVGVLRVEGKRGTICVMLNHACHGVVLGPDNLLYSADWPGAAARAAQAATGGAVAIMTNGACGDINPAERGDFDAVERQGATVARIGLGILDQLQLSSQVEIEAASRRVSLPTRALSLEEATQILEGSRADLATARESGEPAAIRVCEIMHPWVQEMADLAVAGAPPEPVIAEVQAITVDDIALLGLPGEAFVEIGTNITSASPFRHTFIIGYANRLAGYLPTRRAFEEGGYEVEVAPRLYGLAPFTPEVQELIEGASLALLKSLR
- a CDS encoding glycosyltransferase family 2 protein is translated as MEAEAEVTPAAALDLTVCIVNWNTRADLRRALESVFARAGEAAFEVIVVDNASRDGSPAMVRREFPQVRLITNRVNRGFAAGNNEALRRARGRHRLLLNSDTVVHGGAFAAVVRFMDAHPEAGAVGLRVHNPDGTLQYSCRRFPRLATGLFRKVPLGRLIPDNHWNREYLMSDWAHDTVREVDWVSGAAMCMGAGALAQVGRLDERYFMYCEDLDWCYRARGAGWKIYYLPQAVVTHVIGRSTDLRPLRMVREFHRSMSRFYWKHYARAVPLPLRALPPLGIWLREAVVLTENLYSAWRNLGYRLSRGRGGRRR
- a CDS encoding iron chelate uptake ABC transporter family permease subunit codes for the protein MTTTETSDSAAVPQTHVVRRLLATCAVLGVILVGAAATAASLGQYPVPLADLWAAAQGRAPENIRHLLVTVRLPRIALGALVGLGLSVAGGAFQGMLMNPLADPYLIGVSSGAALGASVAIVLRLSGAAGEFGVPAAAFLAALATMVLVYRLAQVRGKIRVESFILAGVVVGSFMWALVTVIMASAGQELSEVVFWLMGNLFVEGWRPVLVVLGATTVGALGVCAFARDLNLLTLGEESAQQLGVDVERLKRLVIVFGSLLTAAAVSFSGIIGFVGLVVPHIARKLVGPDHRVLLPAAGLIGAAFLVLADTVARVVGPWELPVGVITSLLGAPFFLYLLSTRTRG
- a CDS encoding O-antigen ligase family protein, which produces MRSDIPGVTGTERASVWLRDAVIVVALLAAPLVWGGFQASGLALMFCLMALGWIAYLAAALPARRELALVRTPLDLPLALLLVTALASAAFVSVNHYRSTLEFYRLLTGAMLFWLIANQPSSVGRRRLYLGALILAAVAVSWLGAREYVVQRVLGSNPSWRVFATFFNPNELAGFVGLVVPLGVAAFLWSRSTAMRIIAGFATLLIIMGLLLTGSRGGWIAFAGGIFVFGLLAGVAFRRTRLALAVAVVTLVLMALVALAVTPLRLRLLGSFSGQQHSNMFRYLTWRGAELIAADHPWLGIGPGAFEFAYPRYAIGGFTRMAHQNYLQIAAEMGAPGAIAFGWMLGAFFWLAGRGFRRLRDRESRLLCAACIAGVLVFCLHSLLDYGWYIGAIQFTVFALFGLAANAAAPAAADTAARPDNQREPGARKQRGAPAPAMPAPLRVWRRSLRLTSAAAWMTVAVAAGVAALAAVGPVRAYLANAQRQQGRAAEGRGNLLTAESYYRAAVRLAPGSGEYHRDLGRVLGAPRGIAELERAIAREPTNALNYVVLAKLYDMVGPWNEAAAHYQRAIELYPNYLIAYRGLAELEARRGRPGNALTLYRRMIAIEHSPYERYRALEQRVEAEYAYAHYALGREALERGDARTARTELERALEILRRRKTQGAPMLKVLQAAGEYTPAIERELEALRARIWWRLAQLWERAGDRQKADSLRVQARQLAPEVARLVEEEPPLFLKPTPQTSNHGGAPTDVTSRSSTG